The following coding sequences lie in one Rutidosis leptorrhynchoides isolate AG116_Rl617_1_P2 chromosome 6, CSIRO_AGI_Rlap_v1, whole genome shotgun sequence genomic window:
- the LOC139851495 gene encoding S-adenosylmethionine synthase 1, with product METFLFTSESVNEGHPDKLCDQISDAVLDACLEQDPESKVACETCTKTNMVMVFGEITTKAIVDYEKIVRDTCRQIGFVSDDVGLDADNCKVLVNIEQQSPDIAQGVHGHLTKKPEEIGAGDQGHMFGYATDETPEFMPLSHVLATKLGARLTEVRKNGTCTWLRPDGKTQVTVEYCNDNGAMVPLRVHTILISTQHDETVTNDEIAADLKAHVIKPVVPSNYLDEKTIFHLNPSGRFVIGGPHGDAGLTGRKIIVDTYGGWGAHGGGAFSGKDPTKVDRSGAYIVRKAAKSIVACGLARRALVQVSYAIGVPDPLSVFVDTYATGKINDKEILKIVKENFDFRPGMMSIDLDLKRGGNGRFLKTAAYGHFGRDDPDFTWEVVKDLKWDDPTQG from the coding sequence ATGGAGACTTTTCTGTTCACATCAGAATCTGTTAACGAAGGGCACCCAGATAAGCTCTGTGATCAAATATCTGATGCAGTTCTTGATGCATGTCTAGAACAAGACCCTGAAAGTAAAGTTGCTTGTGAAACTTGTACTAAAACCAACATGGTTATGGTTTTTGGTGAAATCACCACAAAAGCTATCGTCGATTACGAAAAAATCGTGCGTGATACATGTCGCCAGATTGGTTTTGTTTCTGACGATGTTGGGCTAGACGCGGATAACTGCAAAGTCCTTGTGAATATCGAGCAACAAAGCCCCGATATCGCTCAAGGTGTTCATGGTCATTTGACCAAAAAACCAGAGGAAATCGGTGCTGGTGACCAAGGTCATATGTTTGGTTATGCAACTGATGAAACCCCTGAATTTATGCCACTTAGTCATGTTCTCGCAACTAAACTAGGAGCCCGTTTGACCGAAGTTCGAAAAAACGGTACGTGTACTTGGCTTAGGCCCGATGGGAAGACGCAAGTGACGGTTGAGTATTGTAACGATAACGGAGCTATGGTTCCGTTACGTGTGCATACTATTCTCATTTCGACTCAACATGATGAGACGGTTACTAATGATGAAATTGCAGCTGATCTAAAGGCTCACGTGATTAAGCCCGTGGTACCATCGAATTATCTTGACGAAAAGACAATTTTTCACTTGAACCCATCGGGTCGTTTTGTGATTGGTGGGCCACACGGCGACGCGGGGCTCACGGGTCGTAAGATTATAGTGGATACTTATGGTGGGTGGGGTGCTCATGGAGGTGGTGCTTTTTCTGGGAAGGACCCTACAAAGGTGGACCGTAGTGGGGCGTACATTGTACGAAAAGCGGCTAAGAGTATTGTGGCGTGTGGGCTCGCGAGGAGGGCGCTTGTTCAAGTGTCGTACGCGATTGGTGTCCCTGATCCGTTGTCGGTTTTTGTTGACACGTATGCAACGGGGAAGATAAATGATAAGGAGATACTGAAGATTGTGAAGGAGAATTTCGATTTTAGACCGGGGATGATGTCGATCGATTTGGATTTGAAGAGGGGAGGGAATGGTAGGTTTTTGAAGACTGCTGCTTATGGACATTTTGGTAGAGATGATCCTGATTTCACTTGGGAGGTGGTGAAAGATCTCAAATGGGATGATCCTACTCAAGGTTAA